In the genome of Verrucomicrobium sp., one region contains:
- a CDS encoding transglutaminase family protein: MEAKPAPLDLTVRVGCDFVYETTQPTPILLVLKPRIAENQVIQEEKLSFGPGLPPHEFEDICGNITYRCVLAPGRNEIRHDAIVAVSSQPENLEVDDHPVPVEQLPPELLRYTLPSRYCDSDKLLDFAWSQFGGVPHGLRRVQAICDWVHENIEYRFGSGRADISASEVIHRGYGVCRDFAHCGIALCRAFNMPARYVTGHLPDIGYIDPGVPMDFHAYMEVYLGQRWYTFDPRYNVPRIGRVKVAHGLDAVDGAFSTIYGQAKLTYFEVWAYQVRSGEVSIGDPIDLSRRLDGTVEVRYA, translated from the coding sequence ATGGAAGCCAAGCCCGCTCCGCTGGACCTGACGGTCCGCGTTGGCTGCGACTTCGTCTATGAGACGACGCAGCCCACCCCCATTCTCCTGGTCCTCAAGCCGCGCATCGCGGAGAACCAGGTCATTCAGGAGGAAAAACTCTCCTTCGGCCCCGGCCTGCCGCCGCACGAGTTTGAGGACATCTGCGGCAATATCACCTACCGCTGCGTGCTGGCGCCGGGGCGCAACGAGATCCGGCACGACGCGATCGTGGCCGTCTCCTCCCAGCCGGAGAACCTGGAGGTGGACGACCACCCGGTGCCGGTGGAGCAGCTGCCGCCGGAGCTGCTGCGCTACACGCTGCCCAGCCGCTACTGCGATTCGGACAAGCTGCTCGACTTTGCCTGGAGCCAGTTTGGCGGCGTGCCGCACGGCCTCCGGCGCGTGCAGGCGATCTGCGACTGGGTGCACGAGAATATCGAATACCGCTTCGGCTCCGGCCGGGCGGACATCTCCGCCTCCGAGGTCATTCACCGCGGCTACGGCGTCTGCCGGGACTTCGCCCATTGCGGCATCGCGCTCTGCCGGGCTTTCAACATGCCCGCGCGCTACGTCACCGGCCACTTGCCGGACATCGGCTACATCGACCCCGGCGTGCCGATGGACTTTCACGCGTACATGGAGGTCTACCTGGGGCAGCGGTGGTACACTTTCGATCCCCGTTACAACGTGCCGCGCATCGGCCGGGTGAAGGTGGCGCACGGCCTCGACGCGGTCGACGGCGCTTTCTCCACCATCTACGGCCAGGCTAAGCTGACTTACTTCGAGGTGTGGGCCTACCAGGTCCGCTCCGGGGAGGTTTCCATCGGCGACCCGATCGACCTTTCCCGCCGCCTGGACGGGACGGTCGAGGTCCGTTACGCCTGA
- a CDS encoding Lrp/AsnC family transcriptional regulator — protein sequence MTASDTSLLSLLQADARATPETLAKRLGTTPDEVRAQIADLEARRVILAYRAVIDEDRSGRDAVKAVIEVKITPEREGGFDRIAHRIAKFPEVTSCFLMSGGYDLLVFIEGKTMREVALFVSEKLATVQGVLSTGTHFMLKPYKEHGVLLGAESAPERLAVSP from the coding sequence ATGACCGCTTCCGACACCTCCCTCCTCTCCCTCCTTCAGGCCGACGCCCGCGCCACCCCGGAAACCCTGGCCAAGCGCCTGGGCACCACCCCGGATGAAGTCCGCGCGCAGATCGCCGACCTGGAGGCGCGCCGCGTCATCCTGGCCTACCGCGCCGTGATCGACGAGGACCGCTCCGGGCGGGACGCCGTGAAGGCCGTCATCGAGGTGAAGATCACCCCGGAGCGGGAGGGCGGCTTCGACCGCATCGCCCACCGCATCGCCAAGTTTCCGGAGGTCACCTCCTGCTTCCTCATGAGCGGCGGCTACGACCTGCTCGTCTTCATCGAGGGGAAGACGATGCGGGAGGTCGCCCTCTTCGTCTCGGAGAAGCTGGCCACCGTCCAGGGCGTCCTCTCCACCGGCACCCACTTCATGCTCAAGCCCTACAAGGAGCACGGCGTGCTCCTGGGCGCGGAGAGCGCGCCGGAGCGGCTGGCCGTCTCGCCATGA
- a CDS encoding ribose-phosphate pyrophosphokinase codes for MAGSAPKIFSGSANIDLAQKIAAYLKVPLGQAMVTAFPDGETFVKVNENIRGCDVFIVQPTCPPTNHHLMELLIMIDAMRRASAARITAVIPFYGYARQDRKDQPRVPITAKLVANLLVAAGANRVLAMDLHAQQIQGFFDIPVDHLYAAPILYRYLKAKNLDNLVVVSPDVGGMKMATAYSQMLDAGLAIVVKRRINATEIEAQFIVGEVAGKDVLLVDDITETAGTLVAAAQILKEAGARRIFAGVSHAVLNDLGVERLKASCIEELITTNSVPPCDTDGFKVTVLDVSELLGEAIRRVSEGESVSSLFELNGK; via the coding sequence ATGGCAGGTTCCGCCCCGAAAATTTTCTCCGGCTCGGCCAACATCGATCTGGCCCAAAAGATCGCCGCCTACCTAAAGGTCCCCCTGGGGCAGGCCATGGTGACCGCCTTCCCGGACGGCGAGACCTTCGTGAAGGTCAACGAGAACATCCGCGGGTGCGACGTCTTCATCGTCCAGCCCACCTGCCCGCCGACCAACCATCACCTGATGGAGCTGCTCATCATGATCGACGCCATGCGCCGGGCCAGCGCGGCGCGCATCACGGCGGTCATCCCCTTCTACGGCTACGCCCGCCAGGACCGGAAGGATCAGCCCCGCGTCCCCATCACGGCCAAGCTGGTGGCCAACCTGCTGGTCGCCGCCGGGGCCAACCGCGTCCTGGCCATGGACCTGCACGCGCAGCAGATCCAGGGCTTCTTCGACATCCCCGTCGACCATCTCTACGCCGCGCCGATCCTCTACCGCTACCTGAAGGCGAAGAACCTGGACAACCTCGTCGTCGTCTCCCCCGACGTCGGCGGGATGAAGATGGCCACCGCCTACTCCCAGATGCTCGACGCGGGCCTGGCCATCGTGGTCAAGCGCCGCATCAACGCCACGGAGATCGAGGCCCAGTTCATCGTCGGCGAGGTGGCGGGGAAGGACGTCCTTTTGGTCGACGACATCACGGAGACGGCGGGCACCCTCGTCGCCGCCGCGCAGATCCTGAAGGAAGCCGGGGCCCGCCGCATCTTCGCCGGCGTCTCCCACGCCGTGCTGAACGACCTGGGCGTCGAACGGCTGAAAGCCTCCTGCATCGAGGAGCTCATCACCACCAACAGCGTCCCCCCTTGCGACACCGACGGCTTCAAAGTGACCGTCCTGGACGTCTCCGAGCTGCTCGGGGAGGCCATCCGCCGCGTCTCCGAGGGCGAGTCGGTTTCCTCCCTCTTCGAACTCAACGGCAAATGA
- a CDS encoding dihydrofolate reductase: MKLFKAIAAMAANRVIGLSGGGLPWHIPDEFKWFKEATLGQTLVMGRKTFETLPGALPGRKTVVVSRTVRELPGVDVVPSLDAVDPEAYPGEVFIAGGAEIYRAAFPRCGEIWLTILKRDAEGDVLFPPFEDQFRRAEILREHPEFTVYRYVRR, from the coding sequence GTGAAGCTCTTCAAAGCCATCGCCGCGATGGCGGCCAACCGGGTCATCGGCCTCTCCGGCGGCGGCCTGCCGTGGCACATCCCGGACGAGTTCAAATGGTTCAAGGAGGCGACGCTGGGCCAGACCCTCGTCATGGGGCGGAAAACGTTTGAAACCCTGCCCGGCGCGCTGCCGGGACGGAAGACGGTCGTCGTCAGCCGGACGGTCCGGGAACTGCCGGGCGTGGACGTTGTCCCCAGCCTCGACGCCGTCGACCCGGAGGCCTATCCGGGGGAAGTCTTCATCGCGGGCGGGGCGGAAATCTACCGCGCCGCGTTCCCCCGCTGCGGGGAAATCTGGCTGACCATTCTCAAGCGCGATGCGGAGGGCGACGTCCTCTTCCCCCCCTTCGAGGACCAGTTCCGCCGCGCGGAGATCCTCCGGGAGCATCCGGAATTCACCGTCTACCGCTACGTGCGGCGGTGA
- a CDS encoding TIGR03862 family flavoprotein gives MGKEVAIVGGGPAGLRAAELAAEAGRAVTLFDRKASVGRKFLVAGGGGLNLTHSEPLPAFAARYGDPRWASLLADFPPEALRAWAAGLGVETFVGTSGRVFPVEKKAAPLLRRWVERLRRLGVAFAPHHAWTGWERLPDGRLRLRFQTRTGPAEREVDAAVLALGGASWPETGSEGDWPPLLERAGVPVSPWQAANCGWRVAWPPEVLVRAEGKPLKNVALSAGGRRVEGECVVTRYGLEGGALYPLGPALRAAPELEIDLKPGLSADALVRKAGTPPRAAEGLARLLAEKWRLGPAAAALFERGGPYPDIASAASGVKAVRVRLEGPQPIAEAISSAGGVAWEALDENLMLRAAPGLFAAGEMIDWEAPTGGYLLQGCFATAARAARGLLSYLGPVNESA, from the coding sequence ATGGGAAAGGAAGTCGCCATCGTGGGCGGAGGCCCGGCCGGGCTGCGCGCCGCCGAGCTGGCCGCCGAGGCGGGCCGCGCGGTGACGCTCTTTGACCGGAAGGCTTCCGTGGGGCGCAAATTTCTCGTCGCCGGAGGCGGGGGGCTCAACCTGACCCACTCGGAGCCTCTGCCCGCCTTTGCCGCCCGCTACGGGGATCCCCGGTGGGCCTCCCTCCTGGCCGATTTTCCGCCGGAGGCCCTGCGTGCCTGGGCCGCGGGCTTGGGGGTCGAAACCTTCGTCGGCACCAGCGGCCGGGTTTTCCCGGTGGAGAAGAAGGCCGCCCCGCTTCTCCGCCGCTGGGTGGAACGGCTGCGGCGGCTGGGCGTCGCCTTTGCGCCGCACCACGCGTGGACCGGCTGGGAGCGGCTCCCCGATGGGCGGCTCCGCCTCCGTTTTCAAACCCGCACCGGTCCGGCGGAGCGGGAGGTGGACGCCGCCGTCCTGGCCCTTGGCGGGGCGTCCTGGCCGGAGACCGGCTCGGAAGGGGACTGGCCGCCCCTCCTGGAACGGGCGGGCGTCCCCGTCTCTCCCTGGCAGGCGGCCAACTGCGGCTGGCGCGTCGCCTGGCCGCCGGAGGTCCTGGTCCGCGCGGAGGGGAAGCCGCTGAAAAACGTCGCCCTTTCCGCCGGGGGGCGCCGGGTGGAGGGGGAATGCGTCGTCACCCGCTATGGGTTGGAAGGGGGCGCCCTCTATCCCCTGGGGCCCGCGCTGCGCGCCGCGCCGGAACTGGAGATCGACCTGAAGCCGGGCCTGTCGGCGGACGCCCTGGTCCGCAAGGCCGGGACGCCGCCCCGCGCGGCGGAGGGGCTGGCCCGCCTGCTGGCGGAAAAGTGGCGTCTGGGGCCCGCCGCCGCCGCGCTTTTCGAGCGGGGCGGTCCCTATCCCGACATCGCCTCGGCCGCGTCGGGGGTGAAGGCCGTCCGGGTCCGCCTGGAAGGGCCCCAGCCGATCGCCGAGGCGATTTCCTCCGCCGGAGGCGTCGCCTGGGAGGCCCTGGACGAAAACCTGATGCTGCGGGCCGCTCCCGGCCTCTTCGCGGCGGGGGAGATGATCGATTGGGAAGCGCCCACGGGGGGCTATCTCCTGCAGGGCTGCTTTGCCACCGCCGCCCGGGCGGCGCGGGGCCTTCTCTCTTATCTGGGCCCGGTTAACGAATCGGCTTGA
- a CDS encoding aminotransferase class I/II-fold pyridoxal phosphate-dependent enzyme: MTDFIADHVRAIPRSGIRDFFEIVQTMDDVVSLGIGEPDFVTPWRIREAAIYSLERGRTGYTSNLGTPKLRKAIAGYVLRHFGVEYDALSEVLVTVGVSEAIDLALRAVLNPGDEVLYHEPCYVSYSPSIALAHGKAVPIETRAEDGFRLKAADIAAKLTPRSKVLMLNFPCNPTGATLGRQDLEEIAALCKERDLLVLTDEIYSELTYEGRHASIAALPGMRERTVLLHGFSKAFAMTGFRIGYACAPQALTEAMMKIHQYGILCASITSQEAAAEALQSEEEMLKMKEQYRLRRNFMVKSFAGMGLPPGEPHGAFYLFPSVAGTGLTSQEFAVRLLKEEKVAAVPGTAFGPSGEGFLRCSYATAFDQLEIAVERIAAFVKRL; encoded by the coding sequence ATGACCGATTTCATTGCCGACCACGTGCGGGCCATCCCGCGGTCCGGCATCCGCGACTTCTTCGAGATCGTCCAGACCATGGACGACGTCGTCTCCCTGGGCATCGGCGAGCCCGACTTCGTCACTCCCTGGCGCATCCGGGAGGCCGCCATCTACTCCCTGGAGCGGGGCCGCACCGGCTACACCTCCAACCTGGGCACGCCGAAGCTGCGGAAGGCCATCGCCGGCTACGTCCTGCGGCACTTCGGCGTCGAATACGACGCCCTTTCCGAGGTCCTGGTCACCGTCGGCGTCTCCGAGGCGATCGACCTGGCCCTGCGCGCCGTCCTCAATCCCGGGGACGAGGTCCTTTACCACGAGCCCTGCTACGTCTCCTACTCCCCCAGCATCGCCCTGGCCCACGGGAAGGCCGTGCCCATCGAGACCCGCGCGGAAGACGGCTTCCGCCTGAAGGCGGCGGACATCGCGGCCAAGCTCACCCCGCGCAGCAAGGTCCTCATGCTCAATTTCCCGTGCAATCCCACGGGCGCCACCCTGGGCCGCCAGGACCTGGAAGAGATCGCCGCGCTTTGCAAGGAGCGGGACCTCCTGGTCCTGACCGACGAGATCTACTCCGAGCTGACCTACGAGGGCCGCCACGCCAGCATCGCGGCCCTCCCCGGCATGCGGGAGCGCACCGTCCTCCTGCACGGATTCTCGAAGGCCTTCGCCATGACCGGCTTCCGCATCGGCTACGCCTGCGCCCCGCAGGCCCTGACGGAGGCGATGATGAAGATCCACCAATACGGCATCCTCTGCGCCTCCATCACCAGCCAGGAGGCCGCCGCCGAGGCCCTCCAGAGCGAGGAGGAGATGCTCAAGATGAAGGAGCAATACCGCCTCCGCCGCAACTTCATGGTGAAGAGCTTCGCCGGGATGGGCCTCCCCCCGGGCGAGCCCCACGGCGCGTTCTACCTCTTCCCCAGCGTCGCGGGGACGGGGCTCACCTCCCAGGAATTCGCCGTCCGCCTCCTGAAGGAGGAGAAAGTCGCCGCCGTGCCCGGCACCGCCTTCGGCCCCTCCGGGGAGGGGTTCCTGCGGTGCAGCTACGCCACCGCCTTCGACCAATTGGAAATCGCCGTGGAGCGGATCGCGGCGTTCGTAAAGCGGCTGTGA